TCCTATTGCGCCACACCGGAAACGCTCGAGGGACTGCGCTGGCTGTCGTGCTACCTGACGACCGGCAAGCATTTCGCGTTCTATGCCTCCTTCGGAACGGTGCTCCTGCTCCTGGCGGTGACCGCGCCGCTCTCGCTCGCCTTCGGCTTTGCCGCCGCGAGCGGAAGCCGCGCCCGTTTCGCGCCGCTGCGCTGGATCGCGAAATCCTACATGGCGATCGTGCGCGGCGTGCCCGACATCGCCTTCTTCCTGTTCTTCGTGATCGCGCTCGACCAGGGCATCGAATGGCTGCGCCATCAGGTGATCTGCCCGGACTGGGGCCGGCCGATCCGGCAGGGCGATGATTTCATCGTCTGCGCGGCGGCGAAGATGCCGCTCAACACCGCGCCGGAAAGCGTGCACCAGGTCTATGGCTTCGCGCTGGCGGTGCTGACCTTCGCCATCGTCTTCGGCGCCTTCGCGGGCAATGTGCTTGCCGGCGCGATGCGCTCCGTCCCCCATGGCCAGATCGAGACGGCGGAGGCCTACGGCATGACCCCGCGCCAGAGCTTCTGGCGCATCCTCGTGCCGCAGATGTGGATCTACGCCCTGCCCGGCCTGTCGAACCTCTGGATGGTGCTGATCAAGGCGACGCCGCTGCTGTTCCTGCTCGGCGTCGAAGATGTCGTCTACTGGGCGCGCGAACTCGGCGGGACGAAGACGGCGCGCTTCACCGACTATCCCCACGGCGACTGGCGGATCTGGTATTTCGCGGGGCTTCTGGTCTTCTACCTTGCCTTCACCCGACTCTCCGAGATCGTGCTCGCGCGCGTCACCCGCAGGCTGTCGCACGGTCAGGCCACGACGGGTGGCGAGGCGCAGAGGAAAGCCGCCGGCAGGGCGAGGATACAGGCATGAGCTGTCTCGACACCCTCTCCGACTATGCGCTGCGCTCGCTCGGCATCGGCGAGCGGCTGCTCCCGCGCAGCGGGATCAGCCTCTGCGAACAGGCGACCCTCATCGGCTCGGGCATGCTGTGGAACATCTATTTCGGCATGCTCGCGGTGATCTTCGGCTTCTTCGCCGCCAACGGCGTGGCGCTGGCGAAGAACGCGCCGCAGCGCGCGGTCCGCAAACCGGCGGAATGGTTCATCTTCCTGTTTCGCGGCTCGCCGCTCTTCATCCAGTTCTTTTTCGCCTATTTCCTCTTTCTCGCGCTGAAGCAGCGCTTTCCCGCCCTCGACGGGCTGACCGATGCCTGGATCGGCGCCGCGATCGTGCTCTGGCTCAACACCACCGCCTATTCCGCCGAGATCTTCCACGGCGCCCTTCAGGCGATCCCGAAGGGCGATGCCGAGGCCGCCGATGCCTACGGCTTCTCCGGCTGGCCGCGCTTCCGCCGGATCATCTGGCCGACCATGCTGCGGCTCGCCTGGCCGGCCTATACGAACGAGGCGATCTTCATCTTCCATTCGACGACGCTCGTCTTCGTCTCCGGCTTCCCGGCGGTCCAGCAGAGGGGCGACGCGCTCTACTACGCCTCCTATTTCGCCGACCGGACCTTCAACCCGTTTGTCCCCTATCCCATTCTCGCGGGCTATTTCGTGCTCGTCACGCTCTGCATCATCGGGCTGTTCGGCCTCGTGAACGGACGGCTCAACCGCCATCTGCCGCAGGCGCGACGGGCGGGAAAACGGCCCGTTTTCCTGACTCAGGTGTTCCGATGATCACGCAGACGAGCTGGCTCGCGAAAAACCCCGACATCAAGACCATCCGCGTCGCCGCGGCCGATCTCAACGGCCAGGCCCGCGGCAAGCGCATGTCCGCGCGCTATGCCGACAAGGTCGAACAGGAGGGCACGCGCTTTCCCCTCTCGGTCCTGAACCTCGACATCTGGGGCGAGGACATCGAGGACAGCCCCCTCGTCTTCGAGAGCGGCGACATGGACGGGGTGCTGCTGCCGACCGAACGCGGCTTCACGCCGATGCCCTGGCTCACCGGCGGGCCGACCGCGCTCCTGCCGATGTGGATGTTCCACGAGGACGGCCAGCCCTTCGGCGGCGATCCGCGCCAGGCGCTCGCGCGCGTGGTGGAACGCTACAAGGCGCGCGGGCTGACGCCGGTGGTGGCCACCGAGCTCGAATTCTACATGGTGGATGACAGTTCGCGGCAATTGCGGGTGCCGCGCTCGCCCAGGTCGGGCAAGCGACGGCCCGGTGCCGAAACCCTCGCGCTGCGCGCGCTCGACAGTTT
The nucleotide sequence above comes from Celeribacter indicus. Encoded proteins:
- a CDS encoding ABC transporter permease, whose protein sequence is MFSYCATPETLEGLRWLSCYLTTGKHFAFYASFGTVLLLLAVTAPLSLAFGFAAASGSRARFAPLRWIAKSYMAIVRGVPDIAFFLFFVIALDQGIEWLRHQVICPDWGRPIRQGDDFIVCAAAKMPLNTAPESVHQVYGFALAVLTFAIVFGAFAGNVLAGAMRSVPHGQIETAEAYGMTPRQSFWRILVPQMWIYALPGLSNLWMVLIKATPLLFLLGVEDVVYWARELGGTKTARFTDYPHGDWRIWYFAGLLVFYLAFTRLSEIVLARVTRRLSHGQATTGGEAQRKAAGRARIQA
- a CDS encoding ABC transporter permease — protein: MSCLDTLSDYALRSLGIGERLLPRSGISLCEQATLIGSGMLWNIYFGMLAVIFGFFAANGVALAKNAPQRAVRKPAEWFIFLFRGSPLFIQFFFAYFLFLALKQRFPALDGLTDAWIGAAIVLWLNTTAYSAEIFHGALQAIPKGDAEAADAYGFSGWPRFRRIIWPTMLRLAWPAYTNEAIFIFHSTTLVFVSGFPAVQQRGDALYYASYFADRTFNPFVPYPILAGYFVLVTLCIIGLFGLVNGRLNRHLPQARRAGKRPVFLTQVFR